The DNA segment GGGAAAACGAAGCTGCGCCACGACGGAGAAATCGTCAGGAATGACCTGAACCCGGATCTCGACGCGGATACGCACCTCGACGTCGCTACGATCGCGGATCATTTCGATCCCCAGTCGTTCGACACGGTGGTTTTCGACCCGCCGTTTGATCAGAAACAGGCAGAGGAGAAGTACGACGGCCTGCACGCAAGCGACGTCTACAGCGCGCTAGAGCAATTCAATGAACTCGTCCGGCCTGACGGGGCCGTCATCGTATTTGGCTGGAATTCGTGGGGGATGCGCTCCTTCCATGCGTTTGAGCGGGAAGAGACGGTTCTGCTCCAGCGCGGTCCGATTCATCGGGACGTGATCGTCACGGTTGATCGGCGAACGAGTTCGACGTTGGCGACCAACGGAGGGGATCCACGGTGACGCGTTGCTACGAGTGTTCCGAGGTCGTGGACCCGCGACTTGCGGCGGTCTACGTCCGGCCGGACGAGGCCGTCGGGCTAACGCTGTGTTTCAACTGCCAAACGCTGTACCCGCGCGACCGGCAGTACACGCCGCGCCGTCTGCCGCGGTTGTCGTGTGCGCCGATCGAGGACGGTGAGCTGCCGTGAGCGTCCGGACGACCTATTTCGGCGGACTCAGTCAGTTCGAACCCGACGACGATGCCGAGGTGATCGGCGTCGTGCGGCGTCCGAAGCCGTTTCTCGACCGACTCATCGACAGGAACGTTCCTGCACTCGGTCCGCCGGCGAATCTGCTCCACGCGTACAAGACGGTCGAAGCCTCCGCCGAGGATGATGGTGCACCATTTCCGAGCCACGTGGCCTGGCAAACCGTCGACTTCGAACGGCGGTATCTGAGCTACGTTCGATCGTATCCGGGTCCGTGTACTCTGGTCGAGGAACTGCGGGCTGTCGCGACCGAGCGAGACCTCTGGCTCGTCTGCTGGGAGAAGGACTGCCGGTGGTGTCACCGGCGACTGCTCGCGAAGGAGATCGTTGCCGAGCTCGAGGACGTCGAGATCGTCCACCATCCGGATCCGACGACGATCAATCCCTGCAACGCGGACCGGACGACGGAGGAAGAGAGGGAGTCACCACGTAACGCGGTGCTCTCGGCGTTCCCTTCGACGGAGGCGTAGCCGTGACCGATTTGACGGCCTTCGGGGTCACGGAGCCGCAGGAACCAGTCGCGACGGATGACGAGAGTGACGACGAGCCGGGCGTTCGGTGGCCGGAATGTGTGGGTTGTGGGTGCCAGGATCGCGACGTACGCGAACGGTTGGGCCAGTCGGTAGCGCTCTGTCCGAACTGTTTCCGAGACAGGGAGGGGCTGTAGATGGCGGTCCAGCAGTTCCTCCGATTCCAGTGCCACGAGTTCGACGCGCACTTTCACATGGTGCGCGACGGCCTGAAACCGTACTACGCGCTGACGAAGACGCGGAAGGAGCACGACTGGCAGACCGGCGGGAAGCCGACGGCGACGTTCGACGTCGACGGCGAGACCTGGCACGCCTGTCTCGACTACGACGATCAGCCGATTGTTCCGTGGGACGACCCCAGCTACCGACTGAATACGGCCTACCTTTATCGGATCTATATCGTTTGCGAGGACGAGACGTACGACGACGAGCGCGCGGATCGATCGAAGCGGGTGAAGGGCGGGACGATTACCTACCGGCCGCGGTGGCCTGGCATGAAGAAGCGCGACGACGAGACTGGCGAGGTCAGCGAGGTGAACGGCTACATGGACCTGGGACTGCCGTATCTCGACGCGCAGATCCAGGCGTCGAACGTCGACTTCGATCGCTACCCGGACCTACTGGCCGAGGCGTCGGCGGCGTTCGGACTCCCTCGGCGGTACTTCCACGAGTTCCACGAGACGAGCACCATCGTCGACGCCGCGGTCTACGTTCGTGTCTGCCGGGATGATAGCGGACCGATCTACGCACCCGACGGGCCGCTCGCGCGGATTCACAGTCTTCTCGAGGGCGATCGGTCGGGGTATCGGAAACACGTCGAGGACAATCGCGACCGACCGGGTGACTACGTCGCGACGATCGTCGACGACGAGCGAGCACGAAAGCTCATCCGCGGTCACCGTATTGGGAAGGAGGTCAAGCACTACTATCTGAAAGACCCGGAGACGTACGAGTCGGACGAGTTCGGGCATCATCCGAAGCTCGAGGTCGGGTACCAGACGAGCGTGACCGAGGAAACGGTGTACTGGGACCGCGAGGACGGTCTCGATCGGAACGACCTCCGGCGTGAGCTGGAGGAGACACTCGCGAACGTCCTGGAGTGGGCCGGGTTCGACGTCACCGGCGGTGGTCGGTACTTCGGTGATGCGTACTTCGACCCGGACGATCGCGAGCGACGGTCACTGAAACTCGTCGACTGTCCGCTTCCGAAGATCGAGAGCGAGCAGGAGGCCGCCGTGATGTGCCTGTGGGGCGACATGAAGCCGTCGGACGAGGCCCTGACAAAGTTCCTGTTAAGCGACGGCGGCGAGGTCTCGCCGGCCGACGCGGCCGACGGCACCGGCTACTGTTACGACACGATCCTCCGAGCGGTCGATCGCCTGGAGGGATTCGTCCGGCACACCTACGGCCAGCTGGAGATCGAGAGCGATTACGCGGCCGAGGCGATGATCAAGCGGGTACGGTCCGCCGGCGAGCAGTTCTCTCGCGAGATCGGGAGCGCGGCGATGCAAGTTGCCGAGGACGCCCAGGGTGTCGCGAGCGATGCGCTCGACACGTGGCGGACACGATACGACGCCGGGATCGAGTGTGATCGCGACGATTGTCGCCTGTTGCTGAAGCCGCGCCTGACCGCGACCGACCGAGAGCACGCTCGCGAGATTGCCCGCGAGGCATACACGGCGGTCTGCGAGCGGTTCTCGTCACATCACGGCGTCCACATTCGCGTCGAACTCTCGGACGGCTCGATGATCCGGTGGCGGAATCTGATGGAGGCGTTCACCAACGCACCGGATCACGATGCGATTCTCGAACACCGCCGGTCGGAACGACACGCGGAGATGGATGAACGGATCGAGCGCAGCCAGCTCGAAGCCCTCCGACTGAAGGGACGTCGCGCGACCCGATAGCGCGGCCCCTGTGAGTGGCAACACTATTCTGACCCCCTCGTTTCGCGTACATTTCCGTGAAATTCTCTACTTCGTGGGCGTTGGGCCGGGTCGGTCGGCCCGGTCACCGGCACGATCGTCGTCGAGCCGACGACGAACTTCGACCCTGCGGGTCGACTTTCGTGTTAGAACGTGTGGCTAAGGCCAAGGTCCCAAACTAACCGCCCCGCCTCCGCTCAGCGGAAGCGTAGGGGACTGGATCGCTCCGCGACCCTACCATTCCCGTAGGGGCGCGCGAAAATTTCGAAACTCCGCCTCCTCTCAGCCCCGCCAGAGTCTC comes from the Halovivax cerinus genome and includes:
- a CDS encoding DUF488 family protein, producing the protein MSVRTTYFGGLSQFEPDDDAEVIGVVRRPKPFLDRLIDRNVPALGPPANLLHAYKTVEASAEDDGAPFPSHVAWQTVDFERRYLSYVRSYPGPCTLVEELRAVATERDLWLVCWEKDCRWCHRRLLAKEIVAELEDVEIVHHPDPTTINPCNADRTTEEERESPRNAVLSAFPSTEA